In the genome of Anaerolineaceae bacterium oral taxon 439, the window ATGATCGGTTTGATATTGAGGACCTGCGCCAGGATTCCTTTGATATGACTGATCCTCCCGCCGGCGATCAGGTAGCGAAGCTCCTTGAGCGTGAATTGGCCGTCGACCTGATCGCGGATCAGCTCCAGCCGCGAAAGGATCTGATCTATCCCCCAGTTCCTGAGAATCGCCTGTCCCGCGGCCTGAACCTGCCAACCTAACCCGGAGGTCAGCGTCCTCGAATCAAAAAACGTCACCTTCGCCTCAGGAACGAGCGCCGCGGCGGCGCGCGCCGCCCGGATCGTCCCGCTCAGCGCCCCGGCGATATGAATCGATAAAATCTCCGATCCGCGCGCCGCAATCGTGCGATACGTCTCGACAAAATCGCCAATCGCAGCCTGCGACGTCTTCGGGAACTGGAGCGTTTCGCTGAGCCTTCGGTAAAATTCCACCGGCGAAATCGGGTTATCCCGATCGAACGATTCATCTCCGATCGAGACATTCAGCGGAACGAAGGTCACCGGTAAGCCCGCAAACTGGCTTTCATGCAGATCACATCCTGAATCCGTAACAATTTCGATCATCTTTACACCCTCTGTTCTTTCTCAAGCCTGTTACAGCTTGCCCTTTCTGCCAAATTGTTGCTCCAGGTTCTGGAAGCGCAAATGAATCATGGTCGGCCTACCATGCGGGCAGGTCCGCGGCGATTCGCAGTCTTCCAATTCGCGGATGAGCTGCTTCTGTTCCGCTTCTGATAACGGCTGCCCCGCCTTAACCGCCATTCGCTTACAGACGCGAGCAGCAATCCGCTCGGCGACAACGTTCATCAGCGGCGTCTCATCCTCCTCGAAATCCTCGACCAGCGACCGAACCGCCGCCGCGGGATTTCCCTTTGAAAAAATCTCCGGAATTGCGTAAACGCGGAAATCTACCGGACCGAACGCTTCGATTTCGAATCCCAGCGACGTCAGGATCCCGCGATGTTCTTCCAACAGGGCGACTTCATGCGGCTGGAGGCGGACGATCGCCGGTTCCAGAAGCGGAATTGATATCAGCTCCGCTTCCGGCCGGCGCATGCATTTTTCGAACAGAATCCGTTCGTGCGCCGCATGCTGATCGATTAAGTATAAACCGTCCGGCCCCTCGGCTAAGACATACGTATTGCCGATTTGCCCAATCCAGCGCAGCAGCGGAAAAACCGCGCCTGATCGATCCGTATGCGGCGGGATAAACGACGGCGTCTCGTACGAAACGGGCGGAACGCCGCCTTCCGGCATGGAGGGCGGCTGAACCGCGATCGCCGGCTCCGCGTCGGACGCAGGCTCAGAATACCCCTCCCGCCAGGCTGGACGTTCCGGCGCGTCCCAGGCGGAAGCGTCGAACGGCGCCAGCTGCTGCGCCGCCGCCCACCCTAACGTCGGGCGGGCTTCCGGGATCGGGGCCTGAAGCTGGAGACCCTTGCGAACCGCGTGATGAACCGCGCTGAAAACCGTCTCCGCGGATCGGAAGCGAACCTCCGCTTTGGACGGATGAACGTTGACGTCGACCTCCTCCGGACTGAGCTTTAGAAAAAGAATCGTGATCGGATAGCGCCCGACCATAATCAGCGATTGGTAAGCGCGATTAACCGCCGCGACCAGCTGCTGATCCTGAATCCAGCGTCCATTAACGAAAAAATTGATTTCCCTGCGATTCGACCGCGTCAGCGCAATCGGGCTGATATAGCCTGAAACGGCGATACCGTCCCGTTCCTCTTCGATCTCAATCAGCCGTTTCGCGATATCCAGATCATAAACCGCGCTCAGGATCTCGCGCGTTTCGCCGTTTCCCGCCGATTGCAGCTGCGTCCTGCCTTCGACGATCAGCTCCCAACGAATCTGGGGATACGCGAGCGCGTAGCGGGTAATCAGCGTTGAAATCTGACTGAGTTCCGTTCGATCGCTCTTAAGGAATTTAAGCCGCGCGGGAACGTTATAAAATAAATCCTCAACGCGAACTGTTGTTCCCCGCGGCGCCGCGGCCGGCTGCTGCGAAACGAGCCTGGCGCCGTCGACTTGGATCCGGCTCCCGACCGGCTCGGACGCGGTCCGGGAAACGATCGTCAGCCTGGATACCGACGCCGCCGAAGCGAGCGCCTCGCCGCGGAATCCGAGCGTCCCAAGACGAAATAAATCGTCCGCGACACGGAGCTTGCTCGTCGCGTGCCGCGTGACCGCGAAGCGCAGCTCTTCGTTCGCAATTCCGCAGCCGTCGTCGCTGATCTCGATCAACCGCTTTCCCGCGCCGTCAATCCGGATCCGGATCTCCGACGCGGCCGCGTCGATCGCGTTTTCAATCAATTCTTTAACAACCGACGACGGACGTTCAATAACCTCGCCCGCGGCGATTTTAGAGATGACGTCGTCGGCTAAAACGTGAATCGTCATACGAAAATTCCCTTCGTTCCTCGATAATTATACCGTCCAGGCAGAACGAACGACAAAGATTTTTTTCCGGGAACGACTGGGAACGCATTCAAAAATGATCGGCCGCATTACATGGATCAACAACCGGAAACGGCGAGCGGAAAAACCGCCTTCCGACCAGACCGGCTGCCGGATGGAAACGGCGCTACTCAGTTAAAATGATCACTCCGGCGCAGTACGAAATCCTGCGAAACGTCATCGCCAACGCCGACTTCCTTTCAAACTCCTCGAAAACGAGGTAATTCTCTCCCGGGACCCACTTTTTCCCATTCTCCGCGCGACAGGCGTCGCGCTCGTCCGCCGTCCGAAACATGACGCCGCCCAGGTAAACGTTCCCGCCCGGTTCCAGATAATTTTTAAGCGACCTGATCAGCCGGATCAGCTCGTCGTCGCGAAATTCCGCAATCATGTACGTCGAGACGATCGCGTCGAACCGCTCTCCCGCCAGCTCCGGCGGCATCCCGAGTTTCAGATCATAGCAGATCTGCCTTCCGCGCCGCATCCGTTCGCTTTCAATTTCGACCATGCGCGGCGACCGGTCCACCGTCGTAACCGGATGACCCGAGCTGTAAAAACGCTCCGCGAGAATCCCCGTACCCGCGCCCAGGTCCAAAACCCTCGCGCCGCGGGCCTGTTCGACGCCGCGTTGAATAAACTTTAATAAATCCAGATAACCCGCGTACGGGAAACGGTCCCGAAGGACGTCCCTTCGAATCGAGTTTTCATAGCTGTCAGCGTAATCCATGTCCCATTCCGGTTCCCGCATCGATCCTCCGTCGGCCTCTTTTATCGTCTGTCGCCTCATGAATTAAGTCTATCAAGCTTTTTCCCTCCCGCATGGCGGCGCGCGATTAATCATGCGCCGTCAGCCCGCGCATAATCGTCCGGCGCCGCGAAACAGTTGCATCCCGTCCCATTTCAACGGAATTCCGAAAAAAACCAAAAGTCCAGAATGAAGCATTTCCCATCCTCGCGTGAAAATTGTTAAATGAATCCTTGAAATGAGCGGTCGCCGCCTTTATCTGAAAAAAAAAGCGAGCGCCGTCCCCAGCGGGAGAGCGCTCGTAGCTTTTTATCCGTTAAACGTCAGCCACAATCCGTAAAAACGAATTCCGGACGCCATTCTACCGACCCCCAAAATCAGACCGGAAGCCGGGAAACGATTAACGTTTGGTGTAGGTCGGCGCCTTTCGGGCCCGCTTCAGGCCCGGCTTCTTCCGTTCCTTGATTCTCGGATCGCGCGTCAGCAAGCCGGCATGGCTCAGCGACGGTTTCAACGTCTCGTCCATCTCGATCAGCGCCCGCGCAAGGCCAAGGCGGACCGCCTCGGTCTGCCCGGTGACGCCGCCGCCGTTAACATGAACCGTCACGTCAAACAGCGCCTGATCCTTATCGACCGCCGCGAACGGGCGAAGAATCGACTCCACGTCGCCCAGGCGGTTGAAATAGGCCGCGATCTGCTTTTCGTTGACGACGAAAACGCCGCTGCCCGTGCTGACGCGGACGCGGGCGATACTCTCTTTTCGGCGACCAACGCCTTCAAAATACTGTCCTGCCATCGTGATTCGCTCCTCTTAGTTGACTTTCGTCGGATTCTGCGCGGCGTGCGGATGATCGTTTTCAGCGTAAATCTTCAGTCGGCGCAGCAAGGCGCGTCCATGCCGGTTATGCGGGAGCATCCCCCAAACCGCGCTCTGGATCACGCGTTCCGGCCGCGTTCGCAGCAAGAATTTCAACGACGCTTCTTTCAAGCCGCCCGGATAACCCGAGTGCCGATAGTACATTTTTGTAACCATCTTCTTGGGAGAAGCCGCGATATGCGCCGCGTTAATGACGACGACGAAATCGCCCATCATGACGCCGGGCGTAAACGTCGGCTTATGCTTCCCTAAAAGGTAATTCGCAATCTGTGTCGCGAGTCTGCCAATGCCTTGACCGTTCGCGTCAACGAGCAGCCAATCATTTTGCGGTTCACCTTTAATGACGTAGGTCTTTTCCACAGTCATTCTCCATTCCATCCATCTGACTAAAATATCTCTGCCTGTTTTCCAGTCTCGTCGCTATCGTAAATCCACGCCGGATAACTCACGTTCGTCAGCGTCAATCCCGCCGCCGGCGCTAATCCCGCCCGGAGCGGACGCCCGCTTTCGAGCGCTTCCCGGAGCGAATCCCCCGGAAGGAACCCAAGCGCGGCCATCGCCTGCAAATACACCAGCCGTCGGACCATTCGATACAGGAACCCGTTCGCCTCAACCTCATAAAAAAACAGCTTCTCCGGCGTTTCCGCCGAACGCAGCCAGCGACTGCGGTAGATCCTGCGAACCGTGCTCCCGCCTTTTTCAGGCGCAGATCCGAACGACGCGAAATCGTGCGTCCCGAGAAATACAGCTCCAGTCTCCCGAAGCTTTTCAAAATCCGGAACCGCGCTCAGGCGCCATCCGTTTCTTTCCGACAACGGCTGACGAATCGGATGAATCAGGATCCGGTAACGGTACGTTCGCGAAACCGCGTCGCGCCGGGGATCGAAATCGGACCGGACCCGTTCGGCGTCCTGGATCGCGATCTCGGGCGGAAGGCTGACGTTCAGCGCCCCAACCAACGCCGCCGGCGGATGATTCCAACAAAGGCGCGCAGAAATAACCTGCCCACTGGCGTGAACGCCGCTGTCGGTCCGTCCCGCGCCCCGGATCGCCGTCCCCGTCCAACCGACCGAGCGGAACGCTTTCTCAAGCTCCCCCTGGACCGTTCGGACTCCGTCTGTCTGGCGCTGGAAGCCCTTGAAAGACGTTCCATCGTACGAGACTGTAAATTTGTAATGTGCTTCGGACGAGCCGCCCGACGCTTCCGCGTCGTTCAGCGGCGGATTACTCGCCGACAAGTTCGAGGACGACCATCTCGGCGCTGTCGCCCTTACGCGGCCCTAATTTGATTATCCGCGTATACCCCCCGCTCCGTTTTTCGAAGCGCGGCGCGAGATCGTCAAACAACTTCCTGGTCAGATCGCGGTCGTTGCCGAGACGGGAAGCCGCTAAGCGGGACGCGTTCATTTTATCAATCGTATCCCCGCCGTTCCCTTTCTTCGCGATCGTAATCAATTTTTCTGCAAGGTTGCGGACCGAATGCGCCTTGGCGAAGGTCGTCGTAATCCGCTCGTGTTCAAAGAGCTGACGGACCATCGTCGTCCGAAGCGCGGTACGCTGATTCTTATTTCGGCTTAATTTATAGCCTGCAACTGAGTGCCGCATGTTTACTCCGTAGTTTTATCTTTCTTCAGGTAACCTTTTTCCTGCAATTTCTCACGCAGCTCCTCCAGGCTCTTCTCCCCGAAGTTGCGGATCGATTTTACAGCGTCATCACCTTTATCTAACATGTCCAGAACATCGCCTACCGTCTGAACGCCAGTCCGCTTCAGCGAGTTGAAAACGCGGACCGAAAGATCGAGCCCTTCGATCGTCGTCTCGTTGATCTCGCTGGCGCGGTGAATCGGTTTTTCGTAAGCCATCGGAAGCTCGATCGTCTCTTCGCTGATCCCGGAAATGAAACGCAGATGCTCGATCATGATCTTCGACGAAAGCTTCAACGCCTTCTCCGGCAGGATCGTTCCATCCGTCCAAATTTCCAATTCGAGCTTATCATAGTTCGTGCTTCGATCGTACAATACCGAACCAACGTTCCAGTTAACGCGCTTGATCGGACTGAAAATCGCGTCCACCGGGATTTCCCCGATCGATAGGTAATTCGGGCGATCGTTCGCGGCGGAATACCCCCGTCCGCGTTCAACGGTCATATCTATTCGTAAATTGGCGTTCGGGTTGTCAACCGTAAAAAGATACAATTCGGGGTTGAGGATCTCCACCTCCGATGGACATTGGATATCCGACGCGGTTACTTCGCCTTCATTCGTAACCTCCAGCGTAACGCGGGACGAGTTGACCCCATGCAGCTTGAGGCGAACCTGTTTCACCTGCAGCATGACCTGTAAAACGTCCTCTCGCACACCCGGTATCGCGCTGAATTCATGCTGAACGTCAGAAATACTGATCGACGTGATCGCCGCTCCTTCCAACGAAGACAGTAAAATCCGGCGCAGAGCGTTCCCGATCGTCACGCCATAGCCGCGTTCGAGCGGATAAATCCGGAACTTTCCGTATTTATCGCCTTCCCGTTCAATCTCCACCTTGGGTGTTACCATGTTGCTGAGTGTAGCCAATTTATTCCCCTTTCGGCATCATAAAAACCGGTAGCCGTCGCCGTTTCGTTCCTTACCGAGAATAGTACTCGACAACCAGCTGTTCAGAAAGGTTCTCACCGATTTCAGTTCGCTCCGGCAATCGCAGCATCCGCCCGGAAATCGCTTTCGTATCCCGACCCAGCCAAAGAGGACAAACCCGCTTTTCAGCCACTTCCGCAATATCCCGGAACATCGCCTTATTTTTCGACAATTCCCGAACGGTAACCTCATCCCCCGGCTTCAAAATCGCCGAAGGGATATCGCAGCGCACCCCGTTGACCATGAAATGACCGTGATTGACGAATTGCCGCGCCTGCGTCCGATTCTCGGCGAACCCAAGGCGGAAAACGACGTTATCCAGACGGGATTCCAAAATCTGGAGCAAGTTCAGACCAGTCATACCCGACTTTTTATCAGCGATACCGAAATAGCGGCGGAACTGCCGCTCCAGAACGCCGTACACGCGGCGGATCTTCTGCTTCGCGCGAAGCTGCCGGGCGTAGTCGGAAGCCCGATCGCCGCCGCGTCCCATCCCGGATTTACCATGATCCCCGGGCGCAAACGCGCGTTTTTCAAAAGCGCATTTCGCAGAGTAGCACCGTTCGCCTTTTAAATATAATTTTTCATTCTCCCGTCGGCAAAGCCTACAAACGGATCCGATATATCGAGCCATTTTTAAATATTTCCTTCCAGATCAGACGCGGCGTTTCTTCGGAGGGCGGCAGCCGTTATGCGCAATCGGCGTAATATCCGAAATCGTCCGGACTTTCATCCCCACACCCTGAACCGCGCGAATCGCAGATTCGCGGCCCGGTCCGGGCCCTTTAACGATCAAATCAACTTCCTGAACTCCCATCGTCTGAGCAGTTTTGATAACCTGCTCAGCCGCGACGCGCGCGGCAAACGGCGTGGACTTCCGGGAGCCTTTGTAGCCGGCGGTTCCGCCGCTCGCCCAGCAAACCGGATTCCCCATGGCGTCCGTGACCGTAATAATGGTGTTATTAAAGGAAGCAAAAATGTGCACCTGGGCCGCGCCCAGCGTGCGCTTTACTTTTCGCGCCGAACCGGCGCGACGCGCAGAGCGTACATTTTGAGCCATATTTCCTCTTACTACTTTACGTTTCTTTGAAATAGCTGTCCTTCAAGGCAGGGAAGCCTTGCTCGCAGGCAGCCGCAGGTTGAAAGGAAACCCAAACCTGCAAGCAAAGCTCCCGCCTAACTGACAACTCTATTTCTTCGTTGCGCCGCGGCGACGACCGCGACCGGCGACCGTCTTTTTCGGCCCCTTCGCCGTACGCGCGTTCGTACGCGTCCGTTGCCCGCGGCAAGGCAGATTACGTCGATGACGCTGGCCGCGGTAGCAGCCGATTTCCACCAGCCGCTTGATACTCATCTGAACCTCGCGGCGAAGATCGCCTTCGACCGTAAAGTTCTTCGCGATATACTCGCGGAGGAGGTTCTCATCCGTATCAGAGAGATCGCGAACGCGAACGTCCGGACTGACGCCCGTTTCCGCGATGATTCGCTGGGCGCGGGGCAAGCCGATCCCGTAAATATAGGTTAACGCAACTTCGATCCGTTTATTCCGCGGAAGATCAACACCTTCAATACGAGCCATATGTCCGTTTTACCCCTGTCGCTGTTTATGCTTCGGATTTTCACAAATGACGTACAAACGCCCAGATCGCTTTACGATTTTGCATTTTGCACATCGTTTCCCAATGGATGACGTAACTTTCATCTTTACAAAACTCCCCCTCGGATAGATCACCCGAGTAATTAACTAAAATCCTGCCAATTATAATAGGCTTCGCCGAATCGGTCAAAGCCCCTGGGCCAGTTCCCGTGACAACCGCTCGGCGGTCATGCCGATCGAGGTAACCGGCGGATTCCCGTCCGCCAGAAGCGTCGTCACCATCGGGCCCTCGTCTGTCACGGCGATCGTATGCTCATAATGCGCCGTCAGGCTATGATCCGCGGAGGAGACCGACCAGCCATCGCCGAGGACTTTCGTCGCTTCCGTCCCGATCAGGACCATCGGCTCGATCGCGATCACGATTCCGGCTTTCAGCCGGACGCCCTGCCCCGCGATCCCGTAGTTCGGAACCTGAGGCGCCTCCCACATCTTCCGCCCGACGCCGTGGCCGGTGTACTGTTTCGTCAGGAAATATCCGCGACTTTCCGCGTACTCCTGAATCGCGGCCGAAACGTCGCCGGTATGATACCCGACGCGCATGCGCTGGATCCCGGCGTAAAGCGCTGACTCGGTCGTCTCGATCAGCTTCCGCGCCTCGTCGGTAAGCTTTCCAACGCCGGTCGTAAACGCCGAATCCGCGACATAGCCCTTAAAAAGCGTTCCACAGTCGACCGAGATAATATCCCCTTCTTTTAAAATATGCTTCCGGGAAGGGATCCCATGTACGAGAACATGGTTCACGCTCGTACAGGTATTCGCCGGAAAGGGGATCGGACCGGGAACGCCGCGGAACGGCGAGGTCACGCCGTATCGGTGATGCACCTTTTCCGCCGCCGCGTTTACGTCATACGTCGACGCGCCGGGAACGCAGGCCTCCGCCGCCGCTCGCAGCGCTTCAGCGTTAATCACGCCTGCCTCGCGCATCAGCTTCAGTTCCTCTTTCGATTTAATCGATATCTGCCTGTCCCAACTCATCGTTTTTTGACCCTCGTCTTTCGTTCGTTCGACGGACCGCCGAATTACGCGACGTCAAGCGCCTGAAAAATCTGCGCGGTGACGCCTTCAATACGCTGCTTTCCGTCAATCTTCACCAGGATTCCCGCTTTTTCGTAATAAGCGATCAGCGGCGCCGTCTGGTTTTCGTAGACCTCGATCCGCCTGGTAACCGTCTCGACCTTGTCGTCGTCGCGCTGATAAAGCGCAGCGCCGCATTCATCGCAGACGCCTTCCGCCGCCGGCGGGTTGAAAACCTGATGGAAGACATGCCCGTTGGGGCACATCATCCGCCCGCTCAGCCGCTCGATCAGCAGGACCGCGGGAACGTCGATACAGGGAACGCAGCTGATCTTCGCGCCGAACGATTCGCCCAGCATTCGATCAAACGCTTCCGCCTGCGCGACCGTTCGCGGGAACCCGTCCATCAGAGCACCCTGGGCGCAGTCCGGCTCGCCGATCCGCTCCCGGACCATCGAGATAATCAGGTCGTCGGGAACGAGGCGTCCGGAATTCATGAACCCCTCCGCCTCGCGGCCCAGCGCCGTATGGTTTTTGACGTTTTCACGGAGAAGATCGCCGGTGCTGATATGCGCAACGCCAATTTTCTCGGAAATGAGCTTCGCCTGCGTCCCCTTACCGGCGCCGGGAGGCCCTAACAATACATAATACTTCGCCATAGCTTTCTCCTCCGTTCTAAATAAAAATCGCTGTTCAGAGAATCCTTATCGGATCAGTTTCTCGTCGTATCCATGCTGACTGAGTTCGCTCTGAACATAGTCCAGAATATCGCGGACAACCCCGACAACGATCAGCATTCCGGACGACGACATGATCATCGTCGACGTCG includes:
- a CDS encoding 30S ribosomal protein S9, which gives rise to MAGQYFEGVGRRKESIARVRVSTGSGVFVVNEKQIAAYFNRLGDVESILRPFAAVDKDQALFDVTVHVNGGGVTGQTEAVRLGLARALIEMDETLKPSLSHAGLLTRDPRIKERKKPGLKRARKAPTYTKR
- a CDS encoding 50S ribosomal protein L13, with amino-acid sequence MEWRMTVEKTYVIKGEPQNDWLLVDANGQGIGRLATQIANYLLGKHKPTFTPGVMMGDFVVVINAAHIAASPKKMVTKMYYRHSGYPGGLKEASLKFLLRTRPERVIQSAVWGMLPHNRHGRALLRRLKIYAENDHPHAAQNPTKVN
- a CDS encoding tRNA pseudouridine(38-40) synthase TruA; protein product: MSASNPPLNDAEASGGSSEAHYKFTVSYDGTSFKGFQRQTDGVRTVQGELEKAFRSVGWTGTAIRGAGRTDSGVHASGQVISARLCWNHPPAALVGALNVSLPPEIAIQDAERVRSDFDPRRDAVSRTYRYRILIHPIRQPLSERNGWRLSAVPDFEKLRETGAVFLGTHDFASFGSAPEKGGSTVRRIYRSRWLRSAETPEKLFFYEVEANGFLYRMVRRLVYLQAMAALGFLPGDSLREALESGRPLRAGLAPAAGLTLTNVSYPAWIYDSDETGKQAEIF
- a CDS encoding 50S ribosomal protein L17 is translated as MRHSVAGYKLSRNKNQRTALRTTMVRQLFEHERITTTFAKAHSVRNLAEKLITIAKKGNGGDTIDKMNASRLAASRLGNDRDLTRKLFDDLAPRFEKRSGGYTRIIKLGPRKGDSAEMVVLELVGE
- a CDS encoding DNA-directed RNA polymerase subunit alpha, giving the protein MVTPKVEIEREGDKYGKFRIYPLERGYGVTIGNALRRILLSSLEGAAITSISISDVQHEFSAIPGVREDVLQVMLQVKQVRLKLHGVNSSRVTLEVTNEGEVTASDIQCPSEVEILNPELYLFTVDNPNANLRIDMTVERGRGYSAANDRPNYLSIGEIPVDAIFSPIKRVNWNVGSVLYDRSTNYDKLELEIWTDGTILPEKALKLSSKIMIEHLRFISGISEETIELPMAYEKPIHRASEINETTIEGLDLSVRVFNSLKRTGVQTVGDVLDMLDKGDDAVKSIRNFGEKSLEELREKLQEKGYLKKDKTTE
- a CDS encoding 30S ribosomal protein S4 gives rise to the protein MARYIGSVCRLCRRENEKLYLKGERCYSAKCAFEKRAFAPGDHGKSGMGRGGDRASDYARQLRAKQKIRRVYGVLERQFRRYFGIADKKSGMTGLNLLQILESRLDNVVFRLGFAENRTQARQFVNHGHFMVNGVRCDIPSAILKPGDEVTVRELSKNKAMFRDIAEVAEKRVCPLWLGRDTKAISGRMLRLPERTEIGENLSEQLVVEYYSR
- a CDS encoding 30S ribosomal protein S11, producing the protein MAQNVRSARRAGSARKVKRTLGAAQVHIFASFNNTIITVTDAMGNPVCWASGGTAGYKGSRKSTPFAARVAAEQVIKTAQTMGVQEVDLIVKGPGPGRESAIRAVQGVGMKVRTISDITPIAHNGCRPPKKRRV
- a CDS encoding 30S ribosomal protein S13; this encodes MARIEGVDLPRNKRIEVALTYIYGIGLPRAQRIIAETGVSPDVRVRDLSDTDENLLREYIAKNFTVEGDLRREVQMSIKRLVEIGCYRGQRHRRNLPCRGQRTRTNARTAKGPKKTVAGRGRRRGATKK
- a CDS encoding type I methionyl aminopeptidase gives rise to the protein MSWDRQISIKSKEELKLMREAGVINAEALRAAAEACVPGASTYDVNAAAEKVHHRYGVTSPFRGVPGPIPFPANTCTSVNHVLVHGIPSRKHILKEGDIISVDCGTLFKGYVADSAFTTGVGKLTDEARKLIETTESALYAGIQRMRVGYHTGDVSAAIQEYAESRGYFLTKQYTGHGVGRKMWEAPQVPNYGIAGQGVRLKAGIVIAIEPMVLIGTEATKVLGDGWSVSSADHSLTAHYEHTIAVTDEGPMVTTLLADGNPPVTSIGMTAERLSRELAQGL
- a CDS encoding adenylate kinase codes for the protein MAKYYVLLGPPGAGKGTQAKLISEKIGVAHISTGDLLRENVKNHTALGREAEGFMNSGRLVPDDLIISMVRERIGEPDCAQGALMDGFPRTVAQAEAFDRMLGESFGAKISCVPCIDVPAVLLIERLSGRMMCPNGHVFHQVFNPPAAEGVCDECGAALYQRDDDKVETVTRRIEVYENQTAPLIAYYEKAGILVKIDGKQRIEGVTAQIFQALDVA